The following are encoded in a window of Peromyscus maniculatus bairdii isolate BWxNUB_F1_BW_parent chromosome X, HU_Pman_BW_mat_3.1, whole genome shotgun sequence genomic DNA:
- the Pabpc5 gene encoding polyadenylate-binding protein 5 — MGSGEPNTAGKKKKYLKAALYVGDLGPDVTEDMLYKKFRPAGPLRFTRICRDPVTRTPLGYGYVNFRFPADAEWALNTMNFDLINGKPFRLMWSQPDDRLRKSGVGNIFIKNLDKSVDNRALFYLFSAFGNILSCKVVCDDNGSKGYAYVHFDSLAAANRAIWHMNGVRLNNRQVYVGRFKFPEERAAEVRTRDRATFTNVFVKNLGDDMDDEKLKKLFSECGPTESVKVIRDVSGKSKGFGFVRYETHEAAQKAVLNLHGKSIDGKLLYVGRAQKKIERFAELRRRFERLKLKEKSRPPGVPVYIKNLDETIDDEKLKEEFSSFGSISRAKVMMEVGQGKGFGVVCFSSFEEATKAVDEMNGRVVGSKPLNVTLGHARRRW, encoded by the coding sequence ATGGGGAGTGGGGAACCTAATACTGCTGGCAAGAAAAAGAAGTACCTCAAGGCTGCCCTGTATGTGGGTGACTTGGGCCCTGACGTCACAGAAGACATGCTCTATAAGAAGTTCAGACCCGCCGGCCCTCTACGCTTCACTAGAATCTGCCGTGACCCGGTGACCCGCACCCCCCTGGGTTATGGTTATGTTAACTTCCGCTTTCCTGCAGATGCCGAGTGGGCCTTGAACACAATGAATTTTGACTTAATTAATGGTAAACCATTTCGCCTCATGTGGTCACAGCCAGATGACCGCTTAAGAAAGTCTGGAGTTGGAAATATATTCATCAAAAATTTGGATAAATCCGTGGACAATAGGgccctgttttatttattttctgcttttgggAACATTCTTTCCTGTAAAGTCGTATGTGATGACAATGGCTCTAAGGGTTATGCCTATGTCCATTTCGATAGCCTTGCTGCTGCCAATAGGGCTATCTGGCACATGAATGGAGTCCGACTCAACAACCGCCAGGTGTATGTGGGCCGATTCAAATTTCCTGAAGAGAGAGCAGCTGAAGTCAGAACCAGGGATAGAGCAACATTTACTAATGTTTTCGTGAAAAACTTGGGAGATGACATGGATGACGAAAAACTAAAGAAACTTTTCAGTGAATGTGGGCCAACTGAGAGTGTTAAAGTAATACGAGATGTCAGTGGGAAATCTAAAGGCTTTGGATTTGTAAGATATGAGACACATGAAGCTGCCCAAAAAGCTGTGCTAAACCTGCATGGCAAGTCAATAGACGGGAAACTCCTCTATGTAGGGAGAGCACAGAAGAAAATTGAACGCTTTGCTGAGTTAAGGCGGAGATTTGAAAGgctgaaattaaaagaaaaaagtaggccTCCAGGAGTGCCTGTCTATATTAAGAACCTGGATGAGACCATCGATGATGAAAAATTGAAGGAAGAATTTTCTTCATTTGGATCAATTAGTCGAGCCAAAGTGATGATGGAAGTGGGACAAGGCAAAGGGTTTGGTGTCGTCTGCTTCTCTTCTTTTGAAGAGGCTACCAAAGCAGTGGATGAGATGAATGGTCGGGTAGTAGGCTCTAAGCCACTGAATGTCACACTGGGCCACGCCAGGCGCAGGTGGTGA